The DNA sequence TCCGTCTCGTTCTCTGGGCGGTGTTCGTTGTCGCGTGGTGCGGCGTGGAGTGCGTCATTCTCATCTTCTGGCGCAGAGCGCCGAGTTATCATGTCGTGACCGAACCCATGGTCGAACGCTTCGGACTCTTCATCATCATCGTGCTCGGCGAAGTCGTCATCGGTGTCGTGAACGGCCTGACGGACACCGAACGCAGCACACTCGTCACGACGACGGGCCTGCTCGGGCTCGCCATCGGCTTCGGCTTCTGGTGGAACTACGCCGACTTGGTGTCCCGACGACTGCCTCGCGAGACCGGCCACTCGCTGGCGACGTGGATCTTCACACACCTGCCGATGGCGATGGCCGTGGCTGCAGCCGGCGCAGGCATGGTCGGGCTCGTGGAGCACGCCACCGATCACCGGACACCGGTCGCACTGAGCTGGCTGATGGGTGGGTCCGTAGCCGTCATGCTGATCACCACCGTGGTGCTTCTGCCCACCCTGGCGGACTACGACCGCTTCCTCGCCGTCTACAAGTCGGTGCAAGCCGTGCTCGTCACAGCGGCCGTCGCTGCCCTCCTCGCCGCCTGGTCACGTCCCGCCCCCTGGCTCCTGGCCCTCATCCTGCTGCTTATCCTCTCCGCGACCTGGGTCTTCGCATTCGTTCGATGGCTGAGACAGGGCTCCCTGATCAACGAGATCCCAGCCGACTGAGACCGATCCGCCTGTTCGGCTGTCTTCTTGTATCGAGGGTTTGACACAAGATTCCGACCAGGGCATCTTGTATCCACCGTTTGGTACAAGATGCCCTGGGGGATCTCCACGTGCTCGACACCGTCCCGCTCCAGTCCCGGCTCCTCGACCACGCCGACCACTACGCCCGCTGGTCCGGCCTGGCCATCGGCATCGTGGCCGCACAGCAGTTGGTCATGATGGAGAGCGGCGACATCACGATCCCCCTCGTGTTCGCCATCACGGCCTTCGGCTTGTGCGCCGTGGTCGGTGTCCTGCTCGGTGACGCCCTGACCCTGCGTCCCCAGGAAGCGGTACGCACCGCGAGCCTCGCCCCGCGTCTGGTCAGAAACCACGTACCGCCCCGCATGGCGCCGTTGCTTCTCCTGCAGGCCGCCTCCCTCGTCGCTCTGCTGGTCATGGGCGCCGTCACGGCCTCGTCCGGCCCCGACCGGGCAGGCGGGGCGGGCCGTGTCATCAACGTCGCCTGCCAAGGGATGGGCGCATCCCTCGGTCCCTGGCCCGGCCTGTACTACAGCGGCCCGATGTTCGCCGCCCTCGCGGTCGGAACCCCCGCCTGCGTCTGGGCCCTGCGCCGTATCGCCTACGGGCCGGGCGACTACCAGCAGCGCCGCGACCGCGCGTGGGCGATCACGGGAGCCTGGGGGCTGTTGGTGTCGAGTCAGGTCCTGCTCGTCGTCCTGATGCTGCTCGTCGCGCTCACGGAAACGTCCTGCGCAGGCCTGCTGGGCGCCGTCACCATCGTGGCGATCTGTCCGCTGGGTCTGCTGAGCCTGTTCACGTTCGGGTGGTCCCTGGTAACCGTGGTGGCACCGCGGGCGGTTGACGACGAGGTAGCAGACGATGGGACTTTCGCCGATGAGTGACCGCACCGTTCGCGTCGACACCACCAGCCAGGTGCCGCCGTACGAGCAGATCCGTGCCCAGCTGGCCGCGCTCATTCGCACCGGCCGGCTGACCGAGGGCGAGCGCCTGCCGACCGTGCGCCAGCTCGCTGCCGACCTCGGTCTGGCGCCGGGCACCGTGGCCCGCGCCTACCGCGAGCTGGAGGCCGTCGAGCTGATCCGAACCCGCCGCGGGGCGGGCACCAGGGTGGCCGCCCCGCCGTCCGGGCCGCAGACCCACGATGCCCCCCAACTCGGCACCCTGGCCCGGGACTTCACCTCCGCCGC is a window from the Streptomyces sp. NBC_00299 genome containing:
- a CDS encoding GntR family transcriptional regulator, which codes for MSDRTVRVDTTSQVPPYEQIRAQLAALIRTGRLTEGERLPTVRQLAADLGLAPGTVARAYRELEAVELIRTRRGAGTRVAAPPSGPQTHDAPQLGTLARDFTSAARALGADTEDILTAVRNALNSEPAVDSGAGGHRTTEASVKVTGVSRRREAQA
- a CDS encoding low temperature requirement protein A codes for the protein MSDSAPEPRPVSAAAAPLGAGTRRWLFRPPRRHGEVDTSRSVSFLELFYDLVYVVLVGQAAHTYAEDFSWRGTATFAVVFGLIWIAWLNGTLFYELHGREDGHTRSLIFVQMLLLSLMAVYVGHADGDDGRTLAALYALLLALLSYQWYSVYRLDEPELRTTPRRYLTVMVAGIILIAASAPVSADVRLVLWAVFVVAWCGVECVILIFWRRAPSYHVVTEPMVERFGLFIIIVLGEVVIGVVNGLTDTERSTLVTTTGLLGLAIGFGFWWNYADLVSRRLPRETGHSLATWIFTHLPMAMAVAAAGAGMVGLVEHATDHRTPVALSWLMGGSVAVMLITTVVLLPTLADYDRFLAVYKSVQAVLVTAAVAALLAAWSRPAPWLLALILLLILSATWVFAFVRWLRQGSLINEIPAD